In Piliocolobus tephrosceles isolate RC106 chromosome 5, ASM277652v3, whole genome shotgun sequence, a single genomic region encodes these proteins:
- the MPC1 gene encoding mitochondrial pyruvate carrier 1 isoform X2 produces MKKSPEIISGRMTFALCCYSLAFMRFAYKVQPRNWLLFACHVTNEVAQLIQGGRLIKYKMTKKASA; encoded by the exons ATGAAAAAGTCTCCAGAGATTATCAGTGGGCGGATGACATTCG CCCTCTGTTGCTATTCTTTGGCATTCATGAGATTTGCCTACAAGGTACAGCCTCGGAACTGGCTTCTGTTTGCATGCCACGTAACAAATGAAGTAGCCCAGCTCATCCAGGGAGGGCGGCTTATCAAATACAA gaTGACTAAAAAGGCATCTGCATAA